From a single Deltaproteobacteria bacterium genomic region:
- a CDS encoding aconitate hydratase produces MPPIDTFRLTPGKRVLFLTKDPDLIKRQLAGELDLTMDDVSVDDLLDDINTDAMTPAWVCFDYDPHKIAENAYAGLIVDGERLFPPRALMDGNFEAIVSGHRKGVGSSRETAAQCEVFAGSRMAVAASFAPIHARNNINIGQLMADHSVLRRLQAGEEISIDELTAGYDPITRLIVKSGGLFPFIAAVDAGEIELPRSTTGPRPMTMAEKVLARHLVGGGDYVAPGDAVVVTVDGGYSHEFTTAQVHHFLRMHFGPDYRLANPSKFAVFEDHLIYADGVAKMAPFADKIETLRQMQREFQRHTGVRDFSAVDKVSPGICHQIAREQIIEPGDFIQATDSHTCMGGASNALAWGVGATEYAALAYSGWTVLQVPESIRFELVGSLRPGVTAKDVMLYILSTFAVREQTLNRVMEFGGPGLWTLSPDERATMANMATECAARGAIMECDDVMLEWIASRRPGTRIEDLRARV; encoded by the coding sequence ACGATGGACGACGTGTCGGTCGACGACCTGCTCGACGACATCAACACGGACGCGATGACGCCGGCGTGGGTGTGCTTCGACTACGACCCGCACAAGATCGCCGAGAACGCCTACGCGGGGCTGATCGTCGATGGCGAACGACTGTTTCCGCCGCGCGCGCTGATGGACGGCAACTTCGAGGCGATCGTATCGGGCCACCGCAAGGGGGTCGGCTCCTCGCGCGAGACGGCCGCTCAGTGCGAGGTCTTCGCCGGCAGCCGGATGGCGGTCGCCGCATCGTTTGCGCCGATCCACGCGCGCAACAACATCAACATCGGCCAGCTCATGGCCGACCACAGCGTGCTTCGCCGCCTGCAGGCCGGCGAAGAAATCTCGATCGACGAACTCACGGCCGGCTACGACCCGATCACGCGCCTGATCGTCAAATCGGGCGGCCTGTTTCCCTTCATCGCGGCCGTCGACGCAGGCGAGATCGAGTTGCCTCGATCGACCACCGGCCCGCGGCCGATGACGATGGCCGAGAAAGTGCTGGCGCGCCATCTGGTCGGCGGCGGCGACTACGTCGCGCCCGGCGACGCCGTGGTCGTCACCGTCGACGGAGGCTACTCGCACGAGTTCACGACGGCGCAAGTCCACCACTTCCTGCGCATGCACTTCGGCCCCGACTACCGGCTCGCGAACCCGTCGAAGTTCGCGGTGTTCGAAGACCACCTGATCTACGCCGACGGCGTCGCCAAGATGGCGCCGTTCGCCGACAAGATCGAGACGCTGCGCCAGATGCAGCGCGAGTTCCAGCGCCATACCGGCGTCCGCGACTTCTCCGCCGTCGACAAGGTGTCGCCCGGCATCTGCCACCAGATCGCGCGCGAGCAGATCATCGAGCCGGGCGACTTCATCCAGGCGACCGATTCGCACACGTGCATGGGCGGCGCGTCCAACGCGTTGGCGTGGGGGGTCGGCGCGACCGAGTACGCGGCGCTCGCGTACTCCGGATGGACGGTCCTGCAGGTGCCCGAGTCGATCCGGTTCGAGCTGGTCGGATCGCTGCGCCCGGGCGTCACGGCCAAGGACGTCATGCTCTACATCCTCAGCACGTTCGCCGTGCGAGAGCAGACGCTCAACCGGGTGATGGAGTTCGGCGGGCCCGGCCTGTGGACCCTGTCGCCGGACGAACGCGCAACGATGGCCAACATGGCGACCGAGTGCGCCGCGCGCGGCGCGATCATGGAGTGCGACGACGTCATGCTCGAGTGGATCGCGTCGCGGCGGCCCGGCACGCGCATCGAGGACCTGCGCGCGCGCGT